The Haliotis asinina isolate JCU_RB_2024 chromosome 2, JCU_Hal_asi_v2, whole genome shotgun sequence genomic interval CTGATCTGAAGCAACAGTGAGCTTTAAATCAAGTCAATGTCATTGATCACTTTTAACTTGAAATGTACATTAGTGTTAACAAATTACATCAGCGATGTTGACTGGAAGCCAGAGACTTGGAGATTGCTGCTAACAGTTAAACAGTTGTAGGGCTATGAACAAAGGTTATGGTTTCTCACAGTTATCATACGGGAAGAACTGATAAAAGATTGCGGGGGCTTGAAATGTGCGATTTTCACAATATTGCAGTCTACTTCCACAATGGATGTTTTAACACATTATAACACGGATTAATCGATCAGTTTGCACGCTGTTCAATGGGAGTATACATCACGAGCAGCTTTCAAGCGCTAGATGGTTAAATGTGTCACGCATTGATATATCAcactaccgggtacccattcactgctggggtATGAGAACATTTTCTGAGCAAAGTGTCTTGCCAAATGTAACGTGTTTCAGTGTGGAAAAAGACCAAAGTCCTGGAGATTCCAAGGAACCAAACTGGTCAAACACCATCAACTACCCTCCATGAtcaacgttgcttaacttcgcCTGAATGTCTTCTGAACATCATTAACATGATAAATGCTGTATTCTTGTCGACTACCTTCCTTCTACCCATTAAGCCAGCTATCTAATCAGCGCAACCTAACTACCTACCTAACTGTCTACCTACTTCCCCAGGCACTCGCATACTTAGCTATTTGTCTATTTGTCAGTCTGTATGCCTGCCTAACAAACCTACCACTCCATTGCATATGTACCTATATCTACCCATCTATTTACTGTGGCGTCCTCCTACTCAATAGAACATTTACCTACATCACTATGTTTCATTCTAATTCCACCCCCTACCCATCTACTGATTAAACAGAAACAATTATCCTACCTGTTTGCATGTACCCCGATGCCGTTATTCAACCCCTTCGCCTAAAAAACCTTACCTTTATTCTCTATACATTGCCGCCCATCCGCTCATACTCCTTATCTGTGTTGCTTTCTACCCTATCCATCTATCCGCCAATCATCCTCTCATCACCCCAATATACAGCTTTTCTTACCAGACCACTATCCCCATCCCCAACCTTTACCCTCCCCACATTCCTCTCCATCTCGCCCCTCGGCCCACCAAACGCCCACCCCCAACGCTGACCCTAACTTCGCTTCGATAATCACGATGTCTCTTAATGTCCCGCTGTCATTATCTGTCTAAGGCTAAACAGCAGCCCACATAGGTTAAGGGTTCAGAGTAACAAGAAGAGACGAGGGGTGTTATGTCTAAATAGACGAGGCTTCATGCAAGGCTAACCTTTCACACTGAGGCTTTGGCCCTTAGAGCACGTTTCATCCTTCGCCTTAGCTTATAGCCTTTGTAACCTTTGGTCTTGACGTCATCCCTTGTCCAGAAGAATGCGTGTGGTTGTGGTAGTGCTAACACTGCGTCCTTGGATCTAGCTCTGTCCTTGATGTAATGAAGGCTACAACCATGATGTACCCAAGATCTAAACAGACCTGGAAGGATAGAGAGGTCAAAGGCTTCAAAGCTGCTACAAAGCTGACGAATAGCATATATAAGTGGAGAAGGTATTAATAATGGGATGGAATTTGCAGGAACGGATGGTTGGTTGGTGCATTTATGGAAAATTGCATGATGGATAAATGGCGGCGTGTCGATTGGTTATTGGTGGATGGATTGACAGTTGGTTGAAGAATGGTTGCAAGTTGGTGGATGAATTAGGTTTGTGTATAGTGAGTGGATGGCTCGAAGTTTGGATGGATAAATTGTGAGTGGATGGACATTTGGACTGTGAGGCTGGAGGAATTACTGTTCATGGATAGTTTGAGGGGTGTGAGGTGGTAGGTTCACAGGTGCATGGCGAGGAGTTGATGACTGATGGTAGGAAGATGAGTGGTTCATTTCACTATGTTGGTGGATGGGCGATAGATGCTGGTTGTGAACGAATGATAGATAGTGGTTGGTGGATGTAGACTGAAACAGATGGGACGGTGGGAGGATGGCCATTCTGTACGttgcatggatggatggatgtggtGTGTGAGACAGTCATTTGGTGCATGGTGGGTGGTTAGATGGTTTATTCACATATCTGTTTGTATGAAGGATACTGTGTGGATGGGTCAGTTGGTGCATAATGGGTAGATGGTTTTGCTTGGATGATACATGGTATGGCTGAAGGTCGACTGGTGCGGGTGTTGATTGATGCTGGATGATTGTTCGGTAATTAAATCATTTActacaaaaaatattaaatgtaacAACACAATGAATGGAGAGCCTTATTCAATCTGTGTGTGCCTTGCTCAGTTAATGGAGAAAGTCATGTACACACAGATGAACTACCAAAGATCCCGAGTCTTGATTGGTTGACCAAACGCGTATGTTTCTACAAGCGCACAATAAATAGGTAACGCCTACCTGTAGACTAATTTCCTCATTAGCTTAACTTAGACCTGATCGTGCACTATTTGCTGGACATGCCGACCGATTTCGTATTAATGTCTGCAATTATTTTTCTTTGGACTATTCAACAACATCCTGTGAAATAATGTATCATTTTTATTCACAAGAATTGATTTCAATGTTTAGAGAGTGATTTATTCGTTTTACGAATGTTTGCTCAGCGCGTTAATCGATGCTTACGTTCATGTTTATGACCGCAATCTGTTTACGTCAGTTCTAAACTTACATTACTATATATGCTgggcaaaaatagttagggatatttgcaaatgttgaaattttgaataatgatctatttattcactgactcactgaaaagaaatcattcataaaaataccaatatccctaatttattttgtccagtatagtatAGGCGTTAACATTCACAACTAACGGAACCAAGACAGCTCACTTAAAGGAGAACATTGAGGCACAATCAGTATGGTGAGCAATGTAAAATCCCACAATGCATTCTCAGACAAGACGGACCttaaagctctatggtacttttctTAAAGGTGTCGGGTGGGATAGCCCAATGGGGAAAGCGTCCGCTTGTCAGGCTGAACCCCGATTcgattggtacaatgtgtgaaacatctATCAAAGTTTGTTCAGAAGGTAACGAGAGTCCTCTGTCAGTAGCCATCTTAAAACCCTTATCTAATTGGTATGTTGGTATGACATACTTAATAACATTAAACAAATGGAATGGATCCTTAAAGCAAGATATATAACCACCACATTCCtctttatattttaaaaaatgtatttctgaaatgtttgcCGAAATGATCTCTCATGCATGAAGAAGACCGACAGTGTTGTAGGTATAAGTGCTGTAGGTATAAGTATTGTAGGTATAAGTGTTGTAGGTATATTAAGTATTGTAGGTAAAAGTGTTGTAGGTATAAGTGTTGTAGGTATATTAAGTATTGTAGGTAAAAGTGTTGTAAGTATAAGTGTTGTAGATATATTAAGTATTGTAGGTAAAAGTGTTGTAGGTATAAGTGTTGTAGGTATAAGTGTTGTATGTATAAGTATTGTAGGTGTAAGTGTTGTAGGCATAAGTGTTGTAGGCATAAGTGATGTAGGTATAATTGTTCTAGGTGTAAGTATTGTAGGTATAAGTGGTGTAGGTGTAAGTGTTGTAGGTATAAGTGTTGTAGGTACATTAAGTATTGTAGGTAAATGTATTGTAGGTCTAAGTGTTGTAGGTATAAGTGTTGTATGTATAAGTATTGTAGGTGTAAGTGTTGTAGGCATAAGTGTTGTAGGCATAAGTGATGTAGGTATAATTGTTCTAGGTGTAAGTATTGTAGGTATAAGTGGTGTAGGTGTAAGTGTTGTAGGTATAAGTGTTGTAGGTATAAGTGTTGTAGGTATAAGTGTTGTAGGCATAAGTGTTATAGGTATAAGTGGTGTAGGTATAAGTGGTGTAGGTATATTAAGTATTGTAGGTCTAAGTATTGTAGGTATAAGTGTTGTAGGTGTAAGTATTGAAGGTATAAGTGGTGTAGGCATAAGTATTGTAGGTGTAAGTGTTGTAGGTATAATTGTTCTAGGTATAAGTGTTGTAGGTATAATTGTTGTAAGTATAAGTATTGTAGGCATAAGTGTTGTAGGCATAAGTGTTGTAGGTATAATTGTTGTAGGTGTAAGTATTGTAGGTAAAAGTGTTGTAGGTCTAAGTGTTGTATGTATAAATGTTCTAGGTATAAGTATGTAGGTATAAGTGTTGTAGGCATAAGTGTTGTAGGTATAAGTGTTGTAGGTGTAAGTGTTGTAGGTATAATTGTTGTAGATATAGATATTGTAGGTCTAAGTGTTGTAGGTCTAAGTGTTGTAGGTCTAAGTGTTGTAGGCATAAGTGTTGTAGGCATAAGTATTGTAGGTCTAAGTGTTGTAGGTCTAAGTGTTGTAGGTCTAAGTGTTGTAGGTCTAAGTGTTGTAGGCATAAGTGTTGTAGGCATAAGTATTGTAGGTCTAAGTGTTGTAGGCATAAGTGTTGTAGGCATAAGTGTTGTAGGTCTAAGTGTTGTAGGTCTAATTGTTGTAGGCATAAGTGTTGTAGGTCTAAGTGTTGTAGGTCTAAGTGTTGTAGGTAGAATTGTTGTAGGCATAAGTGTTGTAGGTCTAAGTGTTGTAGGTCTAAGTATTGTAGGTATAAGTATTGTAGGTAAAAGTGTTGTAGGTCTAAGTATTGTAGGTATAAGTATTGTAGGTAAAAGTGTTGTAGGTCTAAGTATTGTAGGTAAAAGTGTTGTAGGTATAAGTATTGTAGGTATAAGTATTGTAGGTAAAAGTGTTGTAGGTCTAAGTGTTGTAGGTATAAGTATTGTAGGTAAAAGTGTTGTAGGTCTAAGTGTTGTAGGTATAAgtgttgtgacgtcacagccCTGGATagttggcaatgtttacatgtCAGTATGGAGTAGATAATTCACAGAATTATTCGTGTGGATCCTAGATTCTTCACATTATCATCAGAGGCGATACGGCAACCTAGGAGTTAAagtttcgctcgtcacgcctaagacctGGGTTGAATTCTCCACATGAGAACAATAACAATGAagataatttctggtgttccccaacgttgatattgcttgaattcgCTCACTCAGATATATCCTCACCCAGTTTATAAGTCAGTACGTCAATAAATGATGGACACTATACAAAATGTCCGAAGTTAGTTCCGTATCAGGGCCCCTATTCTCGAAAGGATCCTAGCCCTAGGATATCCTAACTTTGATCCTAGGGTCTAGGATAGGTGTCCTACCTCATTCTCGAAAAGTATCCTAACACTAGTACATCCTAACTTAGGACAAATCTGTTCTGACTTGTCCTAAGTCCATCTCAGTGGAAATCAAAGCCAACTTGATAAGGGAAGTAACTTCTGTTTATTTCCTAAGTGAATTTTCACTTTGTGAGGTGACGCATAATGAAAGTTCAAGTCATGATAATCATTAAAAAATCAAATGATAATACATTTTGCACGTCTTAATTCTCTTTTTGGCAGACTTTCAAAATCTGACGACAAATGTTATGTCCTagtttaataaatgaatttgatatGATCAAAATATCGAATACgttaacatgtaacaatacttagatctgataaaatattttagatctATTCGAGAACATGTTCACTCTATTTTTCTGGATACAAGGTATGAATTTTTATTATGACTATAATTAATTACAATTTCTTCTAAATCAAAAGGTGAATTTCACCactttcaaacatttaacttcgATTTCTAGTCTTatcatttgtcttgtaaacgagATCGTAGCTGCCCTTACATATGTGTTTTTCATGCAATGAATTAAGGGTAATATTTATGTGAACTTGATGAAGGTTTTTTTTCTGTCTCATCTACTGAAGAGCTCGCTATCCCAGCTAGGATCTGTTACCCAACTTAGTACAAGAATAAGATCGTTTGGAGAATGGGTCTTATCTTAACAGTAGGATGTCCTAACTCCTGTCCTAACTAGTTAGGATCTGTCTTAGCTGGGACACTTTCGAGAATAGGCACCCAGTAGTAGTACCGACTCACTTACACACCAACCTCAAAAATGACGCCATTATCACTAGAGGATTATCATAAAAATGTGCAGCTTTTACCTGTAGTGCAATACGCGATGTATTTGAAACTCCCCTAACATTTAAAGGCCATGTGCGCCTTTCCGATCACTGTTAAAGAGGAACTGACGGAACTAGCGCCTACCAAGTCGTTCAAACCCCATTTTTGTGTCTATGTCAATTTCTATCACGTATATAATATATACGTACCTTGGTTGCCCTTCTTACTAAAGGATGATGTTTCACTTTAAGTAGCCGCAACATTTCAACTTTCAACCAGAACAGCCCCGTTGGTATTCGAGTCCTATAACAGCAAATATAAACATACTGCCCTGCAGGTACTAATGACTTCAAAACACCACGTTCTCATTTCTTCATTTGAACGTTAAATTTGCGTGAAATCTTGGACAAGGGCCGATAGCAAATGTATCAACACCCTGCTAATGGATGCAGAACAGTTCATTTCGCTATCGTAAAGGTCATTTAATACAATCCAACTCGTGTTTGCCAAACATCGAGAATAGGCTCGCAACGTTATGATATCAATCATATCTGTGCAATCAGCCGCTTTATTTCCATCCAAGCTATTTCCTTTCGCTGCCTAAACGCAATAATTGTCTAAGACAAGAAACCATTTGTATAGTAAATCCACTCAGCGCCATGCAAACCATTGATGAATTCATCCAGACAGAAATATCCATTTTCCCTTCGAGGCAGCAGACCACTGGGCTTTGTTAAGTGATATTTGTTCTCTAGGGATGATAAACACTTACAGTTATTTCTACCAATTTCTACCAATTTCTACCAATCAACGCCGCATGAAACGTTGCATGAGACGGCAGGTGACGTCAACGTCCCTTCCGTAAGAGGTCATCTCTGCCTTGACAATTGAGATGGAGGAGGCTCGATCGCTCTGTTTGCTTTGTATGCAATTATATGTCTCTATCCTGCAATTGCCATCAAGCTTGACAAATCAGCTGTGTAGCGGTTGTTGAGATATCTCTTCCAGTAATTGACCACGATTGGCCTAGCGGATGATCattgtgtgttttgactgtCTTGAGGCTGGTGTGTAGGAATTGGATCCTTAATGAGGGTTATTTCAATAACTAAGACGTGGCTCTATCTTCTGAAGGGTTGCTATGCTCCATTAGACCTTTTCATATTTGTAGGAAAAGTGAATTATGTGCGGGTTGATATAAGGTCGTGTTTGGATATTGTTGATAACAGAACACAATGCGAGGAGATGATTGTGGAGTTAAATACAGCTGGATGGACTGAATGTAAGGTGGTGGGATTGAATGCCAGACAAAGAAGCAGACATGTAATCAGGAACAGATATCAAAATATACTTCAAACATGATTGAATCAAGCACTGATGGTTGAAGGGGGTCGGTGAGATATGTCTGTATGAATGTATAGGGTGGATGGTCATTTGACGCATGATGGATGGATAAATAGACGAATGGTGTAAGGGGTTGAGGTCGATTGGTgcatgatggatggatggaaggatGGAAGGATGGATGACTGGATGAGTGAATGGATATTGTGTGTTGAGGCCATTTAGTGCATGATATATGAGTGGAAGGAGATATAGTGTGTCGGGGGTCAATTAATGCAAATAGATGGATGTATGAATGGACGGATGGAGTGTGGGAGGGTCAAATGGGGCATggtggatggatagatggacGGATgatgtatatctgggtcatttGGTACATTATGGGTGG includes:
- the LOC137274515 gene encoding uncharacterized protein, whose protein sequence is MKKTDSVVGISAVGISIVGISVVGILSIVGKSVVGISVVGILSIVGKSVVSISVVDILSIVGKSVVGISVVGISVVCISIVGVSVVGISVVGISDVGIIVLGVSIVGISGVGVSVVGILSIVGLSIVGISVVGVSIEGISGVGISLSVVGISVVGISVVGLSVVGLIVVGISVTCPPYTLHPSCFHSLKPPTRFHIANPPHQPLHPQNPVSIPPKPTPLHLRNPVIIPPNPTPLHPQNPVSNPPNPTPLHLQKPVSTPPKPPLSALPLIANFITLLPVSSFATVVIIIIIIIIIIITINTMTIGAP